The following coding sequences are from one Archocentrus centrarchus isolate MPI-CPG fArcCen1 chromosome 4, fArcCen1, whole genome shotgun sequence window:
- the dcun1d4 gene encoding DCN1-like protein 4 isoform X1, with product MHSDAANFQLNSHLTTLASIHKIHHTLHRLNLAEDVGQDSHPSACCSRAMPPRKKRRPSAGDDMSAKKSRQDSVFRKHETSQIREEETFSSKRCLEWFYEYAGCDDVVGPEGMEKFCEDIGVEPENVVMLVLAWKLDAQSMGYFTLQEWLRGMGSLQCDSTERLRNSLDYLRSVLNDSTSFKLIYRYAFDFAREKDQRSLDLNTAKCMLGLLLGKTWPLFPVFNQFLEQSKYKVINKDQWCNVLEFSRTINLDLSNYDEDGAWPVLLDEFVEWYKERQMS from the exons ATGCACTCTGATGCGGCAA ATTTTCAGCTGAATTCCCACTTGACTACACTGGCCAGCATCCATAAGATCCACCACACCTTGCACAGGCTG AACTTGGCAGAAGACGTTGGACAGGACAGCCACCCCTCAG CTTGTTGCTCTAGAGCCATGCCTCCTAGGAAAAAGAGGAGACCCTCAGCTGGAGATGACATGTCAGCCAAGAAAAGTCGCCAAGACAG TGTTTTCAGAAAACATGAAACATCACAAATCCGTGAGGAGGAGACATTTTCTAGTAAAAGATGCTTGGAGTGGTTCTATGAATATGCAG GCTGTGACGATGTGGTGGGTCCAGAGGGCATGGAGAAATTCTGTGAGGACATTGGAGTGGAGCCAGAGAAC GTGGTGATGCTGGTTCTTGCTTGGAAGCTGGATGCCCAGAGTATGGGATATTTCACCCttcaggagtggctgagaggcatGGGCTCACTGCA GTGCGATTCGACTGAGAGGCTGAGGAACTCACTTGACTACCTGAGATCTGTCCTAAATGACAGCACCAGCTTTAAGCTCATTTATAGATATGCCTTTGATTTTGCTCGG GAAAAGGATCAGAGGAGTTTGGACTTGAACACAGCCAAGTGTATGTTGGGGCTGCTTCTGGGAAAGACGTGGcctctgtttcctgtgtttaaTCAGTTTCTAGAG CAATCCAAGTACAAAGTCATCAACAAAGACCAATGGTGCAATGTTTTAGAGTTCAGCAGGACAATCAACCTGGACCTCAGCAACTATGATGAGGATGGTGCCT GGCCTGTTTTGTTGGACGAGTTTGTGGAATGGTACAAAGAAAGACAGATGTCATAA
- the dcun1d4 gene encoding DCN1-like protein 4 isoform X2 has translation MPPRKKRRPSAGDDMSAKKSRQDSVFRKHETSQIREEETFSSKRCLEWFYEYAGCDDVVGPEGMEKFCEDIGVEPENVVMLVLAWKLDAQSMGYFTLQEWLRGMGSLQCDSTERLRNSLDYLRSVLNDSTSFKLIYRYAFDFAREKDQRSLDLNTAKCMLGLLLGKTWPLFPVFNQFLEQSKYKVINKDQWCNVLEFSRTINLDLSNYDEDGAWPVLLDEFVEWYKERQMS, from the exons ATGCCTCCTAGGAAAAAGAGGAGACCCTCAGCTGGAGATGACATGTCAGCCAAGAAAAGTCGCCAAGACAG TGTTTTCAGAAAACATGAAACATCACAAATCCGTGAGGAGGAGACATTTTCTAGTAAAAGATGCTTGGAGTGGTTCTATGAATATGCAG GCTGTGACGATGTGGTGGGTCCAGAGGGCATGGAGAAATTCTGTGAGGACATTGGAGTGGAGCCAGAGAAC GTGGTGATGCTGGTTCTTGCTTGGAAGCTGGATGCCCAGAGTATGGGATATTTCACCCttcaggagtggctgagaggcatGGGCTCACTGCA GTGCGATTCGACTGAGAGGCTGAGGAACTCACTTGACTACCTGAGATCTGTCCTAAATGACAGCACCAGCTTTAAGCTCATTTATAGATATGCCTTTGATTTTGCTCGG GAAAAGGATCAGAGGAGTTTGGACTTGAACACAGCCAAGTGTATGTTGGGGCTGCTTCTGGGAAAGACGTGGcctctgtttcctgtgtttaaTCAGTTTCTAGAG CAATCCAAGTACAAAGTCATCAACAAAGACCAATGGTGCAATGTTTTAGAGTTCAGCAGGACAATCAACCTGGACCTCAGCAACTATGATGAGGATGGTGCCT GGCCTGTTTTGTTGGACGAGTTTGTGGAATGGTACAAAGAAAGACAGATGTCATAA
- the ociad2 gene encoding OCIA domain-containing protein 2 isoform X2, whose amino-acid sequence MSTEASEQTVKTKEAAAAGSSSAPVTGGWKCPLSDAHVHSEDVRKIWKECHEESFWYRALPLSLGSMAVTSGFIYKVAGILGYAVGKASYMGTCRSKFQELGFQGGPGFGPGFGPWSKRDHPGHRHGKDPATTSVKNVRKMLQQHQLNNLEAPWEDSNTQNTDRETAYIDQSISYHIS is encoded by the exons ATGAGTACTGAAGCAAGTGAGCAAACAGTGAAGACAAaggaagcagcagctgctggttcAAGTTCAGCTCCCGTGACAGGAGGGTGGAAA TGCCCCTTAAGTGATGCCCACGTCCACAGTGAAGATGTGAGGAAGATTTGGAAAGAATGCCACGAGGAAAGCTTCTGGTACAGAG cgcttcctctctctctgggcAGCATGGCTGTCACTAGTGGCTTCATCTACAAAG ttgcAGGGATCCTTGGATATGCAGTGGGGAAGGCTTCCTACATGGGAACATGTCGGAGCAAATTCCAAGAGCTTGGCTTTCAGGGCGGACCTGGGTTTGGACCTGGGTTTGGACCCTGGTCAAAGAGAGATCACCCTGGTCACAGACACGGGAAAG ATCCTGCCACCACGTCTGTGAAGAATGTAAGAAAAATGCTCCAGCAGCACCAGCTGAACAACCTTGAAGCCCCATGGGAGGACAGTAACACTCA AAACACTGATCGAGAGACTGCCTACATAGATCAATCAATTTCATATCATATTTCTTAA
- the ociad2 gene encoding OCIA domain-containing protein 2 isoform X1 has translation MSTEASEQTVKTKEAAAAGSSSAPVTGGWKCPLSDAHVHSEDVRKIWKECHEESFWYRALPLSLGSMAVTSGFIYKGIWKSSQRFGPLPKLAVAGILGYAVGKASYMGTCRSKFQELGFQGGPGFGPGFGPWSKRDHPGHRHGKDPATTSVKNVRKMLQQHQLNNLEAPWEDSNTQNTDRETAYIDQSISYHIS, from the exons ATGAGTACTGAAGCAAGTGAGCAAACAGTGAAGACAAaggaagcagcagctgctggttcAAGTTCAGCTCCCGTGACAGGAGGGTGGAAA TGCCCCTTAAGTGATGCCCACGTCCACAGTGAAGATGTGAGGAAGATTTGGAAAGAATGCCACGAGGAAAGCTTCTGGTACAGAG cgcttcctctctctctgggcAGCATGGCTGTCACTAGTGGCTTCATCTACAAAG GCATTTGGAAATCATCACAGCGATTTGGTCCCTTGCCAAAACTCGCAG ttgcAGGGATCCTTGGATATGCAGTGGGGAAGGCTTCCTACATGGGAACATGTCGGAGCAAATTCCAAGAGCTTGGCTTTCAGGGCGGACCTGGGTTTGGACCTGGGTTTGGACCCTGGTCAAAGAGAGATCACCCTGGTCACAGACACGGGAAAG ATCCTGCCACCACGTCTGTGAAGAATGTAAGAAAAATGCTCCAGCAGCACCAGCTGAACAACCTTGAAGCCCCATGGGAGGACAGTAACACTCA AAACACTGATCGAGAGACTGCCTACATAGATCAATCAATTTCATATCATATTTCTTAA
- the ociad2 gene encoding OCIA domain-containing protein 2 isoform X3, with protein sequence MSTEASEQTVKTKEAAAAGSSSAPVTGGWKCPLSDAHVHSEDVRKIWKECHEESFWYRALPLSLGSMAVTSGFIYKGIWKSSQRFGPLPKLAVAGILGYAVGKASYMGTCRSKFQELGFQGGPGFGPGFGPWSKRDHPGHRHGKGRSCHHVCEECKKNAPAAPAEQP encoded by the exons ATGAGTACTGAAGCAAGTGAGCAAACAGTGAAGACAAaggaagcagcagctgctggttcAAGTTCAGCTCCCGTGACAGGAGGGTGGAAA TGCCCCTTAAGTGATGCCCACGTCCACAGTGAAGATGTGAGGAAGATTTGGAAAGAATGCCACGAGGAAAGCTTCTGGTACAGAG cgcttcctctctctctgggcAGCATGGCTGTCACTAGTGGCTTCATCTACAAAG GCATTTGGAAATCATCACAGCGATTTGGTCCCTTGCCAAAACTCGCAG ttgcAGGGATCCTTGGATATGCAGTGGGGAAGGCTTCCTACATGGGAACATGTCGGAGCAAATTCCAAGAGCTTGGCTTTCAGGGCGGACCTGGGTTTGGACCTGGGTTTGGACCCTGGTCAAAGAGAGATCACCCTGGTCACAGACACGGGAAAGGCAG ATCCTGCCACCACGTCTGTGAAGAATGTAAGAAAAATGCTCCAGCAGCACCAGCTGAACAACCTTGA